The Streptomyces sp. NBC_00224 genome has a window encoding:
- a CDS encoding sugar phosphate nucleotidyltransferase, whose translation MTEAILLVGGKGTRLRPLTVHTPKPMIPAAGVPFLTHQLARARAAGVEHIVLATSYLAEVFEPYFGDGSELGLHLEYVTEEEPLGTGGAIRNVASRLRSGPDDPVLIFNGDILTGLDIRALVETHSSSGADVSLHLTRVPDPRAFGLVPTDADGRVQAFLEKPQTPEEIVTDQINAGAYVFRRSVIDSIPAGRPVSVERETFPGLLSAGAHLQGMVDSTYWLDLGTPQAFVRGSADLVQGRAPSPAVPGRCGDRLVLPGASVAPDAKLTGGTVVGERAVIGAGARITGSTVLAGAVVEPGAVITDSLIGAGAVIGARCVLAGAVVGDGARVGPDNELREGVRVWCDATIPGAALRFSSDE comes from the coding sequence TCCTCACCCACCAGCTGGCCCGGGCGCGGGCGGCGGGCGTGGAGCACATCGTGCTGGCGACGTCCTATCTGGCCGAGGTCTTCGAACCGTACTTCGGCGACGGCTCGGAGCTCGGGCTGCACCTGGAGTACGTGACGGAGGAGGAGCCGCTGGGCACCGGCGGCGCGATCAGGAACGTGGCGTCGCGGCTGCGCTCGGGGCCGGACGACCCCGTGCTGATCTTCAACGGCGACATCCTGACGGGCCTGGACATCAGGGCCCTGGTCGAGACGCACTCGTCCTCGGGCGCGGACGTCTCCCTCCACCTGACGCGCGTGCCCGACCCCAGGGCGTTCGGCCTGGTCCCCACCGATGCGGACGGCCGGGTCCAGGCGTTCCTGGAGAAGCCCCAGACCCCGGAGGAGATCGTCACCGACCAGATCAACGCGGGGGCGTACGTCTTCCGCCGCTCGGTGATCGACTCGATCCCGGCGGGCCGTCCGGTGTCGGTGGAACGAGAGACCTTCCCGGGCCTGCTGTCGGCGGGCGCCCATCTCCAAGGAATGGTGGACTCCACCTACTGGCTGGACCTGGGCACCCCGCAGGCCTTCGTCCGGGGCTCGGCCGACCTGGTCCAGGGCAGGGCCCCGTCCCCGGCGGTCCCGGGCCGCTGCGGCGACCGCCTCGTCCTGCCGGGCGCCTCCGTGGCCCCGGACGCGAAGCTCACCGGCGGGACGGTGGTCGGGGAGCGCGCTGTGATCGGCGCGGGCGCCCGCATCACCGGCAGCACGGTCCTGGCGGGCGCGGTGGTCGAGCCCGGCGCGGTGATCACGGACTCGCTGATCGGCGCGGGCGCGGTCATCGGGGCGCGCTGCGTGCTGGCGGGGGCGGTGGTGGGCGACGGCGCGAGGGTGGGCCCGGACAACGAGCTCCGCGAAGGGGTACGGGTGTGGTGCGACGCAACAATCCCGGGGGCAGCGCTCCGCTTCTCATCGGACGAGTAG